One part of the Dyadobacter sp. 676 genome encodes these proteins:
- a CDS encoding sulfatase-like hydrolase/transferase: MLSRRPPVCAPSRNTLITGMYPPSLGTEHMRSEYPSPAFVKFFPKYLREAGYYTTNNAKKDYNTTDQTDAWDESSARATYKNRKSGQPFFAVFNLNVSHESSLHEPLPALKHDPEKVPLPPYHPVTPELKHDWAQYYDKLEEMDRQFGKLWQELKDEGLADNTIVFYYADNGGVLARSKRFMYESGLHVPLIVHLPPKYAHLAKQGQGTVSDRLVTFLDFAPTVLSLADIKVPDYMQGNAFLGKQQKPEPQYAYGFRGRMDERIDMSRSVRDKKFRYIRNYLPNKIYGQYLEYLWRAPSVKSWENLYKAGKLNAVQSKFWEEKPAEELFDVDADPHNIRNLAGDPKYKKDLERLRKANEEWIGSYKDVGFIPEAIIYEIAGTTPLYDYARSGKYNLEKIAATADLASSRNAANARALIRALSDADPSVRYWSATGLTVLKAASGKVALQNALKDPEPAVRIAAAEALYVTGADKPEAIAVLTDALKSDNPYVRLQALNVLDLTGKDAAPAIPAAEKISAQKAEMFDYDIRAAKVLVNNFRSSK, translated from the coding sequence ATGCTTTCTCGACGGCCCCCCGTGTGTGCGCCTTCGCGTAACACGCTCATTACAGGCATGTATCCGCCCTCGCTCGGTACCGAACATATGCGCAGCGAGTATCCGTCGCCGGCATTTGTGAAGTTTTTTCCGAAATACCTGCGGGAGGCCGGTTACTACACAACGAATAATGCCAAAAAGGATTACAACACGACCGACCAGACGGATGCCTGGGATGAATCCAGCGCCAGGGCAACTTATAAGAACCGCAAGTCGGGTCAGCCGTTTTTCGCGGTATTCAACTTAAATGTATCGCATGAAAGCTCGCTCCATGAGCCGCTGCCTGCATTGAAACATGATCCTGAAAAAGTGCCGTTACCGCCTTACCATCCGGTGACACCCGAGCTGAAACACGATTGGGCGCAGTATTACGATAAGCTGGAAGAAATGGACCGGCAGTTTGGAAAGCTGTGGCAGGAGTTGAAAGACGAAGGCCTGGCCGACAATACGATCGTGTTCTATTATGCCGATAACGGAGGGGTGCTCGCGCGCAGCAAACGGTTTATGTATGAATCCGGCCTGCATGTACCGCTCATCGTCCATTTGCCGCCCAAGTATGCGCATTTGGCAAAGCAGGGACAGGGTACCGTGTCGGACAGGCTGGTAACCTTCCTGGATTTCGCGCCTACTGTTTTGAGTTTGGCGGATATCAAAGTGCCCGACTACATGCAGGGAAATGCTTTTTTGGGCAAACAGCAGAAGCCGGAGCCGCAATATGCATACGGTTTCAGGGGCAGAATGGACGAGCGGATCGATATGTCGCGGTCGGTGCGGGATAAGAAATTCCGTTATATCCGGAATTATTTGCCCAACAAAATCTACGGCCAGTACCTCGAATACCTTTGGCGCGCTCCTTCGGTGAAATCGTGGGAGAACCTTTATAAGGCCGGTAAGCTGAATGCGGTGCAATCGAAATTCTGGGAAGAAAAACCTGCCGAGGAGCTTTTCGACGTCGATGCAGACCCGCATAACATTCGCAACCTCGCCGGCGATCCGAAATACAAAAAGGACCTGGAAAGATTGCGCAAAGCCAATGAGGAGTGGATCGGCAGCTATAAGGATGTCGGTTTTATTCCAGAGGCGATCATTTACGAAATCGCCGGAACGACGCCTTTATATGATTATGCAAGAAGTGGCAAATACAATCTGGAGAAGATCGCGGCCACGGCGGACCTTGCTTCGTCGCGCAATGCGGCTAACGCGCGGGCGCTCATCCGGGCGTTGAGCGATGCGGACCCGTCGGTGCGGTATTGGAGTGCTACCGGTCTCACGGTTTTGAAAGCGGCCTCCGGCAAAGTGGCATTGCAAAACGCATTGAAGGATCCCGAACCGGCCGTGCGCATCGCGGCAGCCGAAGCGCTGTATGTGACCGGCGCCGACAAACCCGAAGCCATAGCGGTATTGACAGACGCATTGAAGAGCGATAACCCATACGTTCGTTTGCAAGCGCTCAATGTCCTGGATTTGACCGGAAAAGATGCGGCACCGGCCATTCCGGCGGCTGAAAAGATTTCGGCGCAAAAGGCGGAAATGTTTGATTACGACATCCGCGCAGCCAAAGTGCTGGTGAACAATTTCAGGAGTTCAAAATAA
- a CDS encoding thioredoxin domain-containing protein has protein sequence MKTFRPLFAWVWLLAAHTVLFAQTAPRQDLVSFEEFEARLARAGKNAQILDARLPEEYAQNHLEGAVSFSVANETDFAKAIAKLDKSKPTFIYSIANGRSGKLAGELRNNGFKDVTELPGGLSKWIGLGKPVVSTVGPGLSLTDYQASLKSDKLVLVDFGSRYCGSCKKLAPIVDSIKHEQANSVKVINIEAYENKALTKELGVTALPTLILYRGSQVVWKKTGVTPKGEIERVLAEANL, from the coding sequence ATGAAAACTTTCAGACCATTGTTCGCATGGGTATGGCTGCTTGCCGCTCACACCGTCCTGTTCGCCCAAACCGCTCCCAGGCAGGACCTTGTTTCCTTCGAAGAATTTGAAGCGCGCCTGGCCAGGGCCGGCAAAAATGCGCAGATCCTCGACGCCCGTCTGCCGGAGGAATACGCCCAAAACCACCTTGAGGGTGCGGTGAGTTTCAGCGTAGCCAATGAGACGGATTTTGCCAAAGCCATTGCCAAACTCGATAAAAGCAAGCCGACTTTCATTTATTCCATTGCTAACGGCCGCAGCGGCAAACTTGCCGGCGAGCTCCGCAATAATGGTTTTAAAGACGTAACCGAATTGCCGGGTGGTTTGAGTAAATGGATCGGGCTGGGGAAACCCGTTGTTTCCACCGTCGGCCCGGGCCTCTCGCTGACCGACTACCAGGCTTCCCTGAAATCGGACAAGCTGGTGCTCGTTGACTTCGGGTCGCGCTATTGCGGCTCCTGCAAAAAGCTGGCCCCAATCGTGGATTCGATCAAGCACGAGCAGGCCAATTCGGTGAAAGTGATCAATATCGAAGCCTATGAAAACAAGGCACTAACCAAAGAGCTGGGCGTAACCGCATTGCCTACACTGATTCTTTACCGCGGAAGCCAGGTGGTTTGGAAGAAAACCGGGGTAACGCCGAAAGGCGAGATTGAAAGGGTACTGGCAGAGGCGAATTTGTGA
- a CDS encoding NADP-dependent glyceraldehyde-3-phosphate dehydrogenase, with the protein MDFNSTLRNIFVEEKDIPAEFSLPSLIHQREYLCNGEMKTWDGPFHEVYSPVCVRTANGLERKLIGSYPLCTATEASEALDAAVAAYNSGRGEWPTMGVAERIHCVEQFTGRMIEKKDIIVKLIMWEIGKSFADSVKEFDRTVEYIYATIDSLKNLDRDSSGFEIVDGIAAQVRRSPLGVVLCMGPFNYPLNETFTTLIPALIMGNTLLFKPPKFGTLLHYPLQEAFRDCFPKGVVNVIYGRGNAIVPGLMQSGKINVLTLIGSSKVANELKKSHPKVNRLRAVLGLDAKNAAIVTPDADLNLAVKEIITGSLSFNGQRCTALKIVWVHRSVADTFLEKFSAAVAELKFGMPWEKGVALTPLPETNKIEYLNDCIADAEAHGAKVVNENGGKSEGSFFYPAVVYPVNEKMKLYHEEQFGPIVPVVPFDDLEETIEFLIESTHGQQVSIFSNNADEVASLIDPLVNQVSRVNINTQCQRGPDVFPFTGRKDSAEGTLSVPDAIRAFSIRSLVAFKMNDANKQLINEIVHGDTSNFLSTKFIF; encoded by the coding sequence ATGGATTTCAATTCCACGTTAAGGAACATCTTTGTTGAAGAAAAAGACATTCCGGCGGAGTTCAGCCTGCCATCGCTGATCCATCAGCGCGAGTACCTCTGCAATGGCGAAATGAAGACCTGGGACGGGCCGTTCCATGAGGTGTATTCGCCTGTTTGCGTGCGGACGGCTAACGGGCTCGAACGCAAACTGATCGGCAGCTATCCCCTATGCACCGCAACCGAAGCATCGGAGGCGCTGGATGCGGCCGTAGCCGCCTATAACAGCGGCCGCGGCGAATGGCCCACCATGGGCGTCGCCGAGCGCATCCACTGCGTTGAGCAATTCACAGGCCGGATGATCGAGAAAAAGGACATTATCGTCAAGCTCATCATGTGGGAAATCGGCAAGTCGTTTGCGGACTCCGTCAAAGAATTCGACCGTACGGTTGAATATATCTATGCCACTATCGACTCGCTCAAAAACCTCGATCGCGACTCGTCGGGTTTCGAGATCGTCGACGGCATCGCCGCCCAGGTACGCCGCTCGCCGCTCGGCGTAGTGCTTTGTATGGGGCCATTTAACTATCCGCTCAACGAAACTTTCACCACCCTGATTCCCGCGCTGATCATGGGTAATACGCTGCTGTTCAAGCCTCCGAAGTTCGGTACTTTGCTGCATTATCCTTTGCAGGAAGCCTTCCGCGACTGTTTCCCGAAAGGAGTAGTAAACGTGATTTACGGTCGGGGTAACGCCATCGTTCCCGGACTAATGCAGTCGGGCAAAATCAATGTACTGACGCTCATAGGTTCCAGCAAAGTGGCCAATGAATTGAAGAAATCGCACCCGAAAGTAAACCGCTTGCGCGCGGTACTCGGCCTGGATGCGAAAAACGCGGCCATCGTTACACCTGATGCAGACCTGAACCTCGCTGTGAAAGAAATCATCACGGGATCGCTGTCGTTTAATGGTCAGCGTTGTACAGCATTGAAAATCGTATGGGTGCACCGCAGCGTGGCCGACACGTTCCTGGAAAAATTCAGCGCAGCCGTTGCCGAGCTGAAATTCGGCATGCCCTGGGAAAAAGGTGTGGCTCTTACCCCGCTGCCCGAAACCAATAAAATCGAATACCTCAACGACTGCATTGCCGACGCCGAAGCGCACGGCGCGAAAGTGGTTAACGAAAACGGAGGCAAATCGGAAGGATCGTTCTTCTACCCGGCCGTCGTTTACCCCGTTAACGAGAAAATGAAACTCTACCACGAAGAGCAGTTCGGTCCGATCGTGCCCGTGGTACCCTTCGACGACCTCGAAGAAACCATCGAATTCCTCATCGAATCGACGCACGGCCAGCAGGTAAGCATTTTCAGCAACAACGCCGATGAAGTAGCGTCACTGATAGACCCGCTGGTAAATCAGGTCAGCCGCGTGAACATCAACACCCAATGCCAGCGCGGCCCGGACGTGTTCCCCTTCACCGGCCGCAAGGACAGCGCCGAAGGTACCCTTTCCGTTCCCGACGCCATCCGCGCCTTCTCGATCCGCTCGCTGGTAGCGTTCAAAATGAACGACGCGAACAAGCAGCTCATCAACGAGATCGTCCATGGCGATACTTCCAACTTTTTGAGTACGAAGTTTATATTCTAG
- a CDS encoding MATE family efflux transporter yields MIFSLAGMPVNILLNWLLIYGNWGFPRLELEGAGWATLITRSMMFLALLFVILRHRTFAKYIAVSRSQWYFKWQTWRELLHIGVPSSLQIGMEAGAFAVSGIIIGTLGAVAQAAHQIALSSASFTFMVSMGLAQAGSIRVSNALGRSDWAKIVAIGKSTLVTALIYGTFCAITFGVLRNHLPIAFNDNAEVVGLAALLLLFAAVFQISDSTQAIGAGLLRGIKDVKTPTILIGIAYWVIGIPVGYTLAFHFGMGASGMWLGLILGLTMASIFLMTRFFKMTKRNQV; encoded by the coding sequence ATGATATTCTCACTGGCGGGTATGCCGGTGAACATTCTGCTCAACTGGCTGCTCATTTACGGCAACTGGGGCTTTCCGCGCCTCGAACTCGAAGGCGCGGGCTGGGCGACGCTCATTACCCGCAGCATGATGTTCCTCGCCTTGCTGTTCGTGATTTTAAGGCACCGAACCTTTGCAAAATATATAGCCGTAAGCCGCAGCCAATGGTATTTCAAATGGCAAACCTGGCGCGAGCTGCTGCATATCGGCGTACCGAGCAGCTTGCAGATCGGCATGGAAGCGGGCGCTTTCGCGGTGTCGGGCATTATTATCGGGACTTTGGGGGCGGTGGCGCAGGCGGCCCACCAGATCGCGCTGAGCAGCGCCTCCTTCACATTTATGGTATCGATGGGCCTCGCACAGGCTGGCTCCATACGCGTGAGCAACGCGCTCGGCCGAAGCGATTGGGCGAAAATCGTTGCAATTGGCAAAAGCACGCTCGTGACCGCTCTTATCTACGGAACGTTCTGCGCGATCACATTCGGCGTGTTACGCAACCACCTGCCGATTGCATTCAACGACAATGCCGAGGTAGTCGGCTTGGCCGCATTACTCCTCCTTTTCGCCGCCGTTTTTCAGATTTCAGACAGCACGCAAGCCATCGGGGCCGGGTTGTTAAGGGGTATTAAAGACGTAAAAACACCCACGATCCTGATCGGAATTGCCTATTGGGTGATCGGTATTCCGGTTGGTTACACACTGGCGTTCCATTTCGGCATGGGCGCGTCGGGCATGTGGCTGGGGCTGATCTTGGGCCTGACGATGGCTTCGATTTTCCTGATGACACGTTTCTTCAAAATGACGAAAAGAAATCAGGTTTAG
- a CDS encoding TonB-dependent receptor, with product MASRSSLKKGFLQGKWHGYVWFALIFGISALPAAAQGGGKLKITGRIIDGASNAPLGYASIRLFKSADSSFVSGAITDETGGFIVDIQAGTYYALTEFIGYKPHYTPGIKLTAANSPLDLGSIKVAASAQTLDEVTVQAEKSSMELSLDKKVFNVGKDLANAGGTAVDILTNVPSVAVDVEGNVSLRGSGNVRILIDGKPSGLVSIKGASGLAQLQGSMIERVEIITNPSARYEAEGMGGVINIVLKKERKEGINGSFDIITGHPTNFGGAANVNYRKKNLNFFINYTMSYRNTPGKNYVYQELYRNDSTFIMERDMKSNLKGMANSARGGLDYYFNTKNVLTAAYTWRTSKGKRFSTLNYRDYLSNLGNITSYTHRTQDETETEPNSEYALTYKKTFNRKGREFTADVRYLDNWEDSDQYYHENVYKPDGSPSGIPPLLQRAVNYETEKQLLFQVDYVHPFGKEGKIEAGGRSSSRDMTNDYTVTQQTGDGAWVTLPGLTNDFLYEENINALYGMIGNKTGKFSYQGGVRAEWTGVTTTLKQTNEVNARKYANLFPSMHITYDFAKQNALQLSYSRRVRRPQYNDLSPFATYSDNRNYWSGNPDLNPEFTNAFELGHIKYMNKGSLTSSIYYRHTNGKIISIRTVQDDGSSYTRPENLGTEDAYGAEFTGSFTPYPWWKLDGSANFFRAITDGTRVNEDFKSDTYSWFVRAMSRFTLWKNTDVQLRGNYEAPQQTPQGRRKALATLDLAATRDILRGNGTLTLTVVDVFNSRKFRSITEGANFYTRNSSQGRLRQINLTLNYRLHQAKKKPKESLEGEF from the coding sequence ATGGCTAGCAGGAGCAGTTTGAAGAAGGGCTTTTTACAAGGGAAGTGGCATGGATACGTGTGGTTTGCATTGATTTTCGGCATATCGGCATTGCCGGCCGCCGCTCAGGGCGGGGGCAAGCTTAAGATAACGGGCCGGATTATCGACGGTGCGAGCAACGCACCGCTCGGCTATGCGAGTATCCGGCTTTTTAAATCGGCCGACAGTTCTTTTGTGTCGGGCGCCATAACCGATGAAACGGGCGGTTTTATAGTCGATATCCAGGCGGGGACTTATTATGCCCTTACCGAATTTATTGGTTATAAACCCCATTACACACCCGGTATCAAACTGACTGCCGCCAATTCCCCGCTCGATCTGGGCTCCATTAAAGTGGCCGCTTCCGCGCAAACGCTCGACGAGGTAACCGTGCAGGCGGAGAAGAGCTCCATGGAATTATCGCTGGACAAAAAAGTTTTCAACGTCGGAAAGGACCTCGCGAATGCGGGCGGGACTGCGGTCGATATTTTGACCAATGTGCCTTCCGTGGCCGTAGATGTCGAAGGTAATGTGAGTTTACGCGGAAGCGGCAATGTACGCATTCTGATTGATGGCAAGCCGTCGGGCCTGGTGAGCATCAAAGGGGCCAGCGGATTGGCGCAGTTGCAGGGCAGCATGATCGAGCGGGTGGAAATCATCACCAACCCGTCGGCGAGATATGAGGCCGAGGGGATGGGCGGTGTAATCAACATCGTTCTGAAGAAAGAGCGGAAGGAGGGCATCAATGGCTCGTTCGACATCATTACCGGGCATCCCACCAATTTCGGCGGGGCCGCGAATGTGAATTACCGCAAGAAAAACCTCAATTTTTTTATCAATTACACTATGTCGTACCGGAATACGCCGGGTAAAAACTATGTGTATCAGGAGCTTTACCGCAATGATTCCACATTCATCATGGAGCGGGACATGAAGAGCAACCTGAAAGGTATGGCCAATAGCGCCCGGGGCGGTCTGGATTATTATTTCAATACAAAAAATGTCCTTACAGCCGCGTATACATGGCGTACGAGTAAAGGTAAGCGGTTTTCGACGCTGAATTACCGCGACTACCTGTCGAACCTCGGCAATATAACCAGCTACACCCACCGCACACAGGACGAGACGGAAACGGAACCCAATTCGGAATATGCGCTGACTTACAAAAAGACGTTCAACCGCAAGGGCCGGGAGTTTACGGCGGACGTGCGTTATCTCGACAACTGGGAGGATTCGGACCAGTATTACCACGAGAACGTTTACAAACCCGATGGTAGCCCGTCGGGCATCCCGCCGCTTTTACAGCGTGCCGTGAACTATGAAACGGAAAAGCAGCTGCTGTTCCAGGTCGATTATGTACACCCGTTCGGAAAGGAGGGTAAAATAGAAGCCGGCGGGAGAAGCAGCTCGCGGGACATGACCAACGACTACACCGTGACGCAGCAAACCGGCGACGGCGCGTGGGTTACGTTGCCGGGGCTTACAAACGACTTTTTGTATGAGGAGAATATCAATGCATTGTACGGGATGATCGGCAACAAAACCGGCAAATTCTCTTATCAGGGAGGTGTTCGGGCGGAATGGACCGGCGTGACCACTACTTTGAAACAAACCAATGAAGTGAATGCCCGGAAATATGCCAATTTGTTCCCCAGTATGCATATTACTTACGATTTTGCGAAGCAGAATGCCTTGCAGCTCAGTTACAGCCGCCGCGTCCGCCGGCCGCAGTATAACGACCTCAGCCCGTTCGCCACGTACAGCGATAACCGCAACTACTGGAGCGGTAATCCCGATCTGAACCCGGAGTTCACCAATGCCTTTGAACTGGGCCATATTAAATATATGAACAAGGGCTCGCTGACCTCCTCCATTTATTACCGCCACACCAATGGCAAGATCATCAGTATCCGCACGGTGCAGGACGACGGGAGCTCGTACACGCGACCTGAAAACCTCGGGACGGAAGATGCCTATGGGGCCGAATTTACGGGCTCATTTACCCCGTATCCGTGGTGGAAGCTCGACGGCAGTGCCAATTTCTTTCGTGCCATTACCGACGGTACCCGGGTGAATGAAGACTTTAAGAGCGATACTTACAGCTGGTTCGTACGCGCCATGTCGCGGTTCACGCTTTGGAAAAACACGGATGTGCAGCTGAGAGGCAATTACGAAGCGCCTCAGCAAACGCCGCAAGGCCGCAGAAAGGCCCTGGCGACGCTGGATCTGGCCGCTACCAGGGACATTCTCAGGGGCAACGGAACGCTCACGCTCACCGTCGTGGACGTTTTTAATTCCAGGAAATTCCGTTCCATTACAGAGGGGGCCAATTTCTATACCCGCAACAGCTCGCAGGGGCGTTTGCGGCAGATTAACCTGACTTTGAACTACCGCCTGCACCAGGCCAAGAAAAAGCCAAAAGAAAGTCTGGAAGGTGAATTTTAA
- a CDS encoding response regulator has translation MSTKPNKSIFLADDDEDDCLLFEDALREVSTSAELMTASDGVELIDLMEKTVPPPPDVIFLDLNMPRKNGFECLDQIRKTKAWEDIPVVIFSTTGQEEMVRKVHEKGANFFIRKPGSFPKLKQAIKQVLDIDWTKHNWTPAPENFYYQY, from the coding sequence ATGAGCACAAAACCAAATAAATCTATTTTCCTTGCCGACGACGACGAGGACGATTGCCTGCTCTTCGAAGACGCGCTCAGGGAAGTGAGCACTTCCGCGGAACTGATGACGGCAAGTGACGGGGTCGAGCTGATTGACCTGATGGAGAAAACCGTACCGCCTCCGCCCGACGTCATTTTTCTGGATTTGAATATGCCCCGGAAAAACGGTTTCGAATGCCTGGACCAGATCCGTAAAACCAAAGCCTGGGAAGACATACCGGTTGTGATTTTTTCAACCACCGGCCAGGAGGAAATGGTCAGGAAGGTCCACGAGAAAGGTGCTAACTTCTTTATCCGCAAACCGGGATCGTTTCCCAAACTGAAACAGGCAATCAAACAGGTGCTGGATATCGACTGGACGAAGCATAACTGGACGCCGGCTCCTGAAAACTTTTATTATCAATATTGA